A genome region from Triticum aestivum cultivar Chinese Spring chromosome 2B, IWGSC CS RefSeq v2.1, whole genome shotgun sequence includes the following:
- the LOC123039770 gene encoding uncharacterized protein: MTFLSQAQMSNFCVEEEEMQQMNKVNNKWAYLVDNPDKALCFVIHETQRLRRRIQSRLASSVPRNSQDDEKMPSDKLQKIRLMSTALLSISQLIKNHMSPPHDYKDVHEIPWHLRFHDSGWESTWGSPPPAHGTFYDTTTWSPMQFTHTPPKFPYSSMVGRALQIYSIKIVNLNPNLDWPLHVYGVVAARDCFDHNRNILFYRYEANCQRLTQDDPFLHLIGPSRAIVAEDRVMFEVQLKMKVKP; this comes from the exons ATGACGTTCCTGAGTCAAGCACAGATGTCCAACTTTTGCGTTGAGGAGGAGGAGATGCAACAAATGAACAAGGTAAACAACAAGTGGGCCTACCTTGTTGATAACCCTGACAAGGCCCTCTGCTTTGTCATACACGAGACGCAACGGTTGCGCCGTCGGATTCAGTCCCGGCTGGCATCATCGGTTCCGAGGAATTCTCAAGATGATGAAAAAATGCCCTCGGACAAGCTCCAAAAGATTCGTCTCATGTCCACCGCATTGCTCAGCATCTCACAGCTTATAAAGAACCACATGTCTCCTCCTCATGACTACAAGGACGTCCACGAAATTCCTTGGCATCTTCGTTTTCACGATTCCGGCTGGGAGTCCACGTGGGGAAGCCCACCGCCAGCCCATGGCACATTTTACGACACAA CTACATGGAGTCCTATGCAGTTTACGCACACGCCTCCTAAATTTCCATACTCTTCTATGGTCGGCCGCGCCTTGCAGATCTACTCTATCAAAATCGTCAACCTCAATCCCAATCTTGACTGGCCTCTCCATGTCTACGGCGTGGTTGCCGCACGAGACTGCTTTGACCACAACCGCAACATTCTCTTCTACCGGTACGAGGCTAACTGCCAACGACTCACCCAAGAT GACCCTTTCTTGCATTTGATCGGCCCGTCACGTGCAATTGTGGCCGAAGATCGTGTTATGTTTGAAGTCCAACTAAAAATGAA AGTTAAGCCTTGA
- the LOC123039771 gene encoding uncharacterized protein, which produces MAAVQTDKIMDYYPTSSAADDKVLVDFILQDMEKLGHRMLSMLHSLKTSNGHRYASSVCSNQARELCCTTSRLDRVISKEFPIDQHDHERNPRLVEEEEEEEENLSTGFLNIFNKYYEFPEHYEKELARLVVAEEEDAHEEDPKEVGMTFAELVKKEEEEQAHLDKSSMEYLKKRMESERIDLAYERRFWENSWGSKDGRCGGFGDATTLSPMYFTHYTPGVIPSPAAVAATTLQVYSIKITVPKDFNWPVRVYGTVAARDTVDRNRNILFSRSRSKYQELTQEDCSLCLTGPSRAIVAMDPVDFEVALTVEGVDKYSVSITLDHRVEDGTTFSLSSDRCVAEFNIQQLDRSLQATILGVRVTKGRWPFKCGCRVVCSWSPLAATEDIRTTYRQVVLLDHCGKGMPIGSDDYLHLSRKVISVESHGTLRVAIEAYGKSRHGIARKVHIDFDVQHCQISMRECSVGDATVEVAVAWSLLVNEKADLFLS; this is translated from the exons ATGGCCGCCGTCCAAACGGACAAGATAATGGACTACTACCCAACCTCCAGCGCTGCTGACGACAAGGTACTCGTCGACTTCATCTTGCAAGACATGGAGAAGTTGGGCCATCGGATGCTATCCATGCTACATTCCCTGAAAACATCCAACGGCCACCGATACGCTTCCTCCGTCTGCTCCAACCAGGCCAGGGAGCTCTGTTGCACAACGTCCAGGTTAGACAGGGTCATCTCCAAGGAATTCCCCATTGATCAGCACGACCATGAGCGCAACCCGCGGcttgtggaggaggaggaggaggaggaggagaatctTTCCACGGGATTTCTAAATATTTTCAACAAGTACTATGAGTTTCCTGAACATTACGAGAAGGAGCTGGCGCGGCTGGTTGTTGCAGAAGAAGAGGATGCGCATGAGGAGGATCCCAAGGAGGTTGGGATGACGTTCGCCGAGCtcgtgaagaaggaggaggaggagcaggcgcaCCTGGATAAATCCTCAATGGAGTACCTCAAAAAGAGGATGGAATCCGAGCGGATAGACTTGGCCTATGAACGCAGATTCTGGGAAAATTCATGGGGCAGCAAGGATGGAAGGTGCGGTGGCTTCGGAGATGCAA CCACATTGAGTCCTATGTACTTTACACACTACACACCCGGTGTCATCCCATCCCCAGCTGCCGTCGCCGCTACCACCTTGCAGGTCTACTCCATCAAAATAACGGTTCCGAAAGACTTCAACTGGCCAGTCAGAGTGTACGGCACGGTCGCTGCTCGAGACACCGTGGATCGCAACCGCAACATTCTCTTCTCTCGATCAAGGTCTAAGTACCAAGAACTCACCCAAGAA GATTGTTCTTTATGCTTGACTGGTCCGTCTCGTGCGATTGTTGCTATGGACCCTGTTGACTTTGAAGTTGCACTCACAGTTGAGGGGGTGGACAAATATagcgtgtcgatcacccttgaccaCCGCGTTGAAGATGGTACCACTTTCTCGCTCTCCAGTGACCGTTGTGTCGCAGAGTTCAACATCCAGCAGCTCGATAGATCGCTCCAGGCTACTATCTTGGGTGTACGCGTGACAAAAGGACGGTGGCCTTTCAAATGTGGATGCCGAGTTGTCTGCTCCTGGTCTCCCTTGGCTGCAACAGAGGATATTCGTACCACTTATAGGCAAGTTGTGTTGCTTGACCACTGTGGTAAAGGAATGCCTATAGGATCAGATGACTACCTTCATCTCTCGAGGAAAGTGATTTCAGTGGAATCACATGGAACGCTGAGAGTGGCCATCGAAGCATATGGTAAGTCTCGTCACGGGATTGCTCGAAAGGTTCACATTGACTTCGATGTTCAACACTGCCAAATAAGCATGCGTGAGTGTTCAGTTGGGGATGCCACAGTGGAGGTTGCCGTAGCCTGGTCCTTGCTTGTCAATGAAAAGGCGGACCTCTTCCTCAGTTGA